Genomic segment of Rhodococcus rhodochrous:
TCCCTCGATATCGACCGAATGGGTGCCGTCGGGGGCGTCGAAGAAGACCATCGCCTCGCGCTCGGTCACCGTCACCCGAACGGTGGAGGGATAGACCCGCTGGACCCGGGCCGACGCCGCGCGCGGAATCGTGGCGACCCGCTGGGCCGCCGCGGCCGTGTCGACCCGGAGCAGCGGCGTGCCCTCGGCGACCGCGAGCGCGTCGACCACCTCGTCGTAGGTGACGACCTCGATCCCGTCCACCTCGATCACCCGCACGGACAACAACGGCGACAGCCAGGCCACCGCGATGGCACCGAGGAGCACCGCGACGACAGCCGCCCCGACGAGCACGGTCCGCAAGCGCACCGACCGCCCGGACGGGCGCCGGGCGGTACTGCGTTCGCGGGCTTCATCGGGATCACGGGATTCGCGTGACGGTCGCCCGCGGCGGCGGCGTGACGAGACGGCGGCGGGCGTCACGAGCCGATCGGCCCCGGTCCGGAACCGCCGGGTGCGCGGAATCCGCCGGGCTCGGGAACCGCCCCGGCCGGACGGAAACGACCCGGTTTGCTGTGCAGCGCGTCGAGGATCTGCCGGCCCAGCATCGTGACGTCACCGGCACCCATCGTGATCACGACATCACCCGGCCGGGTCAGACGCGCGACCTGCCGCGGCACCGCGGACAGATTCGGCTGGTAGTGCACAGGCTTGCTCACCGCCCGCGCGACCAGCGCACCGCTGACACCGGGGATCGGTTCCTCGCGGGCGCCGTAGACGTCGAGCACCACGACCTCGTCGGCGAGGTCGAGCGCCTGCCCGAACTCGGTGGCGAACGCCTCGGTGCGCGAGTAGAGATGCGGCTGGAAGACGACGATCACGCGGGGTCGTTCGGTGCCGGTCTCGGTGTAGCGCAGCGGCTCTCCCGCG
This window contains:
- a CDS encoding cell division protein FtsQ/DivIB encodes the protein MTPAAVSSRRRRGRPSRESRDPDEARERSTARRPSGRSVRLRTVLVGAAVVAVLLGAIAVAWLSPLLSVRVIEVDGIEVVTYDEVVDALAVAEGTPLLRVDTAAAAQRVATIPRAASARVQRVYPSTVRVTVTEREAMVFFDAPDGTHSVDIEGVDFAVEPPPMFTPRLVTPTPGTGDPATRAAVEVLDKLPPDLRVQVETVEAPSSSDISIVLTDGRVVVWGGTDRSERKAAVVGPLLTQPGERFDVASPDLPTVR